Proteins encoded within one genomic window of Flavobacterium sp. NG2:
- a CDS encoding gliding motility-associated protein GldE: MDPEPSLNLAYALDTDLLFGFIGILALLFCSAIVSGAEVALFSLSQKDIDDSIQENNAKGKILSELLNRPKKLLATLLVANNFINIGVVILFSFIGSNLFSNVDSPVIKFILEVIVVTSLLLLFGEVLPKVYASRNNVKFAEFIALPILVLDNMLSPISIPMRGATVYLHNKLGKQKTSFSVDQLSQALELTSSDDTSSEEQKILEGIVSFGNTDTKQVMSPRIDVFALEITETFSEICPKIIEKGYSRIPVYRDNIDQIEGILFVKDLLPHITKQDFDWATLIREPFFVPENKKLDNLLKDFQNMKNHLAIVVDEYGGTSGLVSLEDVIEEIVGDISDEFDDEDVNYSQLDDKNYIFEGKINLKDFYRIIDVDENTFESKKGEAETLAGFILEITGSFPKKGQKIAYENCLFTVETLDKKRIKQIKVTLH; the protein is encoded by the coding sequence TTGGACCCAGAGCCCAGTTTGAATTTAGCATACGCATTAGACACTGATCTATTGTTTGGTTTCATCGGAATACTCGCTTTGCTTTTTTGCTCAGCAATAGTTTCTGGTGCTGAAGTAGCTTTGTTTTCGCTTTCACAAAAAGACATTGACGACTCTATTCAAGAAAACAACGCCAAAGGAAAAATCCTTTCTGAACTACTCAATCGCCCCAAAAAACTTCTTGCTACACTTTTAGTTGCTAATAACTTTATCAATATAGGTGTCGTAATTTTATTTTCTTTTATCGGAAGCAATCTATTTTCGAATGTTGACTCTCCAGTTATTAAATTCATTCTTGAAGTTATTGTTGTCACTTCCTTATTATTGCTTTTTGGCGAAGTCTTACCAAAAGTTTACGCCAGCCGCAACAATGTCAAATTTGCAGAATTTATCGCCTTACCTATTTTAGTGTTAGACAATATGCTTTCTCCTATAAGTATTCCTATGCGCGGTGCAACTGTTTATTTACACAATAAATTAGGCAAACAAAAAACTAGCTTTTCTGTTGACCAACTTTCTCAAGCTTTAGAACTCACCTCATCTGATGACACTTCATCCGAAGAACAAAAAATACTAGAAGGCATTGTAAGCTTTGGAAACACAGACACCAAACAAGTGATGAGCCCTCGTATCGATGTATTTGCACTTGAAATCACAGAAACATTTTCTGAAATCTGTCCGAAGATTATCGAAAAAGGCTATTCTAGAATTCCTGTTTACCGTGACAATATCGACCAAATAGAAGGAATATTATTCGTAAAAGATTTACTTCCTCATATTACCAAACAAGATTTTGATTGGGCCACACTAATCAGAGAACCATTTTTCGTTCCTGAAAACAAAAAACTCGACAACCTTCTAAAGGATTTTCAAAATATGAAAAACCATCTAGCGATCGTAGTTGATGAATATGGTGGAACCTCAGGTCTGGTTTCCTTAGAAGATGTAATCGAAGAAATTGTTGGTGACATTAGCGATGAATTTGATGACGAAGATGTAAACTATTCACAGCTTGACGACAAAAATTATATTTTTGAAGGCAAGATAAACCTTAAAGACTTCTACCGAATTATCGATGTAGACGAAAACACCTTTGAATCCAAAAAAGGAGAAGCCGAAACTTTAGCGGGATTTATCCTTGAAATCACAGGAAGCTTCCCTAAGAAGGGACAAAAGATAGCATACGAAAACTGCCTTTTCACCGTTGAAACATTAGACAAAAAACGCATCAAACAAATAAAGGTTACACTACATTAA
- the gldD gene encoding gliding motility lipoprotein GldD, translating to MFRNTITYILLFFIFLLTFSCKDNVLPKPASYLRLDYPEAEYDNFENDCPFGFEINSKAIIKADKNCGFSISYPKMKATIYLTYKPVNGNINSLLRDAQKLTYEHVIKADDILEQPYLNPDKKVYGMFYQVNGNAATNSQFYVTDSTKHFITGSVYFYAKPNFDSIMPAASYIKNDMQRLMETLKWK from the coding sequence ATGTTTAGAAACACGATTACTTACATACTTCTCTTTTTTATATTTCTATTGACTTTCAGCTGCAAAGACAACGTTTTACCTAAACCAGCTAGCTACTTAAGATTAGATTATCCTGAAGCAGAGTACGATAATTTTGAAAACGACTGTCCCTTTGGTTTTGAAATAAACTCGAAAGCCATCATTAAAGCCGATAAAAATTGTGGTTTCAGTATCAGTTACCCAAAGATGAAAGCTACAATTTATTTGACTTACAAACCCGTAAACGGAAACATCAATAGCTTATTAAGAGACGCCCAAAAATTGACATACGAACACGTCATCAAAGCAGATGACATCTTAGAACAACCTTATCTCAATCCTGATAAAAAAGTGTACGGAATGTTCTATCAAGTAAATGGAAACGCAGCAACTAACTCACAGTTTTATGTAACAGATAGCACTAAACATTTCATTACTGGTTCGGTTTATTTTTATGCGAAACCTAATTTTGACTCTATCATGCCCGCGGCTAGTTATATCAAAAACGATATGCAACGATTGATGGAAACATTGAAATGGAAGTAA
- a CDS encoding heavy metal-associated domain-containing protein, whose protein sequence is MKILKSIAIMALAGVLLVSCKKNSEEGEKIIPQIEVKAPKVKKEIAPENLQAATFKIEGMTCAIGCAKTIQEELSDLDGVQSAEVDFDKKLATVTFDKTIQNQSSLTQIVQATGDGSTYKVSDFH, encoded by the coding sequence ATGAAAATTTTAAAATCCATTGCAATCATGGCTCTTGCAGGAGTTTTATTGGTTAGCTGCAAAAAAAACTCTGAAGAAGGGGAAAAGATAATTCCTCAAATTGAAGTTAAGGCGCCAAAAGTAAAAAAGGAAATCGCTCCTGAGAATTTACAAGCGGCTACATTTAAAATTGAAGGAATGACTTGTGCTATTGGTTGTGCTAAAACTATTCAAGAAGAATTATCAGATTTAGATGGTGTACAATCGGCTGAAGTTGATTTCGATAAAAAATTAGCGACGGTAACTTTCGATAAAACCATTCAAAATCAATCTTCACTGACTCAAATAGTGCAAGCTACTGGAGACGGATCAACTTATAAGGTTTCAGATTTTCATTAA
- a CDS encoding DMT family transporter — translation MESKQLKWIYLSVLALIWGSSFILIKKGLLGLTAIQVGSLRIIFASFFLLLIGFKSLVKIPKQKWKYIAITAMFGTFFPAFLFSIAQTELDSSVTSILNSLTPLNTLVIGAIFFGIGFQKRQLWGVFIGLLGSLLLVYNGAQNHPEQNYYYALLIIMASFCYATNVNLIKRYLFDLNPISITTGNFIVLLAPALAILYFTGFNEQIHIEKVQKAVGFILILGVLGTGIANILFFKLIQIASPVFAASVTYLIPVVAFFWGLLDNELLTPVQFFGAFIILIGVYLSARKQ, via the coding sequence ATGGAATCAAAACAATTGAAATGGATTTACTTATCGGTTCTTGCCTTGATTTGGGGTAGTTCTTTTATACTAATAAAAAAAGGACTTCTGGGGCTAACCGCCATTCAAGTGGGTTCGTTGCGAATTATTTTCGCTTCCTTTTTTTTACTTCTGATTGGCTTCAAAAGCTTAGTTAAAATCCCGAAACAAAAGTGGAAATATATCGCCATAACTGCAATGTTTGGCACCTTCTTCCCCGCTTTTCTTTTTTCAATTGCTCAGACAGAACTAGACAGCTCTGTAACTTCTATTTTAAATTCTTTAACTCCATTGAACACTTTGGTTATTGGCGCTATATTCTTTGGCATTGGTTTCCAAAAAAGACAACTCTGGGGCGTGTTTATCGGATTATTAGGAAGTTTACTTCTAGTCTACAATGGCGCACAAAATCATCCAGAACAAAACTACTACTATGCCTTGCTAATCATAATGGCTTCCTTTTGTTATGCTACCAATGTCAATTTGATAAAACGATATTTATTTGACCTAAACCCCATAAGTATTACTACGGGGAATTTTATTGTGCTTTTGGCACCTGCTTTAGCTATCTTGTATTTCACAGGTTTTAATGAGCAAATACATATTGAAAAAGTGCAGAAAGCTGTTGGTTTTATACTTATTTTAGGTGTTTTAGGTACAGGAATCGCTAATATTCTTTTCTTTAAGCTGATTCAGATTGCTTCTCCTGTTTTTGCAGCTTCAGTAACGTATTTGATTCCCGTTGTGGCTTTCTTTTGGGGATTATTGGACAACGAGCTATTAACACCTGTTCAGTTTTTCGGTGCTTTTATTATTTTGATTGGAGTGTATTTATCGGCTAGGAAGCAGTAG
- a CDS encoding pitrilysin family protein, which translates to MKNTKYLFILLLLTGIMQAQNYTQPKPGKLPTVNIKKPQIFTLANGLKVLVVEDHKLPRATFNLTLDNPPFVEKEKKGVDDLTSSLMGNGSTNISKDDFNEEIDFMGANISLSSNGGYASTLSKYAGRVLELLSEGALFPNFTQEELDKEKAKIIETLKSQEKSASAIASRVVDALAFGKNHPAGEYITPESVNRVTLNDVKENYHTYFVPENAYLVIIGDVKFNEVKGMVEKLFGKWEKRSVPKQNYPDPVNVPFTQINFVDVPNASQSEIALVNTLHLKMNAPDFFPAVIATQILGGDYNSKLNMNLREAHGWTYGASSSIGVDKFVTKLKSYSSVRNSATDSAVVEFVKEIKKMRTEKVSEKLLKDVKAGFVGRFVMKVEKPQSVARYALNIETDDLPKDFYENYIKNVNAVTPEDILKAANKYFLIDNTRIIIAGKGEEVLPGLEKLNIPMFYFDKFGNPTEKPNY; encoded by the coding sequence ATGAAAAATACCAAATACTTATTCATCCTATTGTTACTTACTGGCATTATGCAAGCACAAAATTATACACAACCCAAACCAGGGAAACTACCTACTGTTAATATCAAGAAGCCTCAAATTTTTACTTTGGCCAATGGATTAAAGGTATTGGTGGTGGAAGATCATAAACTTCCAAGAGCAACTTTTAATCTTACTTTGGATAATCCTCCTTTTGTGGAAAAAGAAAAAAAGGGAGTCGATGATTTGACAAGTAGTTTGATGGGGAATGGAAGTACGAATATTTCAAAAGACGATTTCAATGAAGAAATTGATTTTATGGGGGCCAATATCAGTTTGAGTTCAAATGGAGGCTATGCTAGTACACTTTCAAAATATGCCGGTCGTGTTTTAGAATTATTATCTGAAGGGGCTTTGTTTCCTAATTTTACGCAAGAAGAATTAGATAAGGAAAAGGCAAAGATTATTGAAACTCTAAAATCACAAGAAAAGAGTGCCTCTGCTATTGCTAGCCGTGTGGTAGATGCGTTGGCATTTGGTAAAAATCATCCCGCAGGTGAATATATTACGCCTGAGTCTGTAAACAGAGTGACTTTGAACGATGTAAAGGAAAATTACCATACTTATTTTGTTCCTGAAAACGCCTATTTGGTTATCATTGGTGATGTTAAGTTCAATGAAGTCAAAGGAATGGTTGAAAAGCTTTTTGGGAAATGGGAAAAACGTTCTGTTCCAAAACAAAATTATCCTGACCCAGTAAATGTGCCTTTTACGCAAATCAATTTTGTCGATGTGCCCAATGCTTCACAGTCCGAAATCGCCTTGGTAAACACCTTACATCTAAAAATGAATGCTCCTGATTTTTTTCCAGCGGTTATTGCTACTCAAATTCTAGGAGGTGATTATAACAGTAAATTAAATATGAATTTGCGCGAAGCACACGGTTGGACATACGGTGCTAGTTCCTCGATAGGTGTCGATAAATTTGTAACCAAATTGAAATCGTATTCATCAGTACGAAACAGTGCAACAGACAGTGCGGTGGTCGAATTTGTCAAAGAAATTAAAAAAATGCGCACCGAAAAAGTATCAGAGAAATTGTTAAAAGATGTGAAAGCAGGATTTGTAGGTCGTTTTGTAATGAAGGTCGAAAAACCACAATCTGTAGCAAGATATGCGCTGAATATAGAAACAGATGATTTGCCAAAAGACTTCTACGAAAACTATATCAAGAATGTCAATGCCGTAACTCCAGAGGATATTCTGAAAGCAGCAAATAAATATTTCTTAATTGATAACACCCGAATTATCATTGCTGGAAAAGGGGAGGAAGTGCTTCCTGGTTTAGAAAAACTAAACATTCCAATGTTTTATTTTGATAAATTCGGTAACCCAACCGAGAAACCTAACTATTAA
- a CDS encoding pitrilysin family protein, translated as MKKYIMIATSALMLGSVASAQKIAFEEYDLDNGMHVILHQDNSAPVVVTSVMYHVGSKDENPNKTGFAHFFEHLLFEGTKNIKRGEWMKIVSSNGGVNNANTSEDRTYYYEVFPSNSLELGLWMESERLRHPVIGQIGVDTQKGVIKEEKRSRYDNQPYGYVINVVKENMFVNHPYRWSIIGSMEHLESAKLEDFQMFNHKFYIPNNAVLVVAGDFEGKQTKEWIHKYFGTIKRGEEITRPIYKEEPITKTIKAYYEDPNIQIPMVLASYRTPSMKTRDARVLDFISAYLSDGKSSKLYKKIVDEKKKALQIGAFSYSQEDYGMYIIYGLPMEGHTSEDLLKEMDEEIEKIQTNLISEKDFQKLQNQFENQYVNSNSSVEGIAENLAKYYLLYGDISLVNNEIDIYHSITREEIKDVANRYLNLNQRLILDYVPSTDAQN; from the coding sequence ATGAAAAAATATATAATGATAGCAACCAGTGCTCTTATGTTAGGCAGCGTGGCTTCTGCACAAAAAATAGCATTCGAAGAATATGACCTTGACAACGGTATGCATGTGATTCTGCATCAGGACAATTCGGCTCCCGTGGTTGTGACTTCGGTAATGTATCATGTAGGTTCGAAAGATGAAAATCCAAACAAGACAGGTTTTGCTCATTTTTTCGAACATTTATTGTTTGAAGGGACAAAGAATATTAAAAGAGGGGAGTGGATGAAAATAGTTTCTTCGAATGGAGGTGTGAATAATGCCAATACATCTGAAGATCGTACCTATTATTATGAAGTTTTCCCTTCTAATAGTTTAGAACTTGGACTTTGGATGGAATCCGAAAGGTTAAGACATCCTGTTATTGGGCAAATAGGAGTGGATACTCAAAAAGGAGTAATCAAAGAAGAAAAAAGGTCGCGTTATGACAATCAGCCTTATGGTTATGTTATCAATGTGGTCAAAGAAAATATGTTTGTTAATCATCCGTACCGTTGGTCTATTATTGGCTCAATGGAACATTTGGAGTCTGCAAAATTAGAAGATTTCCAAATGTTTAATCATAAATTCTATATACCAAACAACGCTGTTCTAGTCGTTGCTGGGGATTTTGAGGGTAAACAGACTAAAGAATGGATTCATAAATATTTTGGCACAATTAAAAGAGGTGAAGAGATAACAAGACCTATATATAAAGAAGAGCCAATTACCAAAACAATAAAGGCGTATTACGAGGATCCTAATATTCAGATTCCAATGGTCTTGGCTTCATACCGAACGCCTTCGATGAAAACTAGAGACGCTCGTGTTTTAGATTTTATTTCGGCTTATTTGAGTGATGGAAAAAGTTCGAAGTTGTATAAGAAAATTGTCGACGAAAAGAAAAAAGCCTTGCAAATAGGTGCTTTCTCCTATAGTCAAGAAGATTATGGTATGTATATCATATATGGCTTGCCTATGGAAGGACATACTAGCGAAGATTTGTTGAAAGAAATGGATGAGGAAATAGAGAAAATTCAAACCAATTTGATTTCTGAGAAAGATTTTCAAAAATTGCAAAATCAGTTCGAAAATCAATATGTCAATAGTAATTCTAGTGTAGAAGGAATTGCTGAAAATTTAGCTAAATATTATCTTTTATATGGTGATATTAGTCTAGTCAACAATGAGATTGATATTTATCACTCTATCACTAGAGAAGAGATTAAAGATGTTGCTAATAGATATTTGAATCTCAATCAACGATTAATTTTAGATTATGTTCCCTCTACCGACGCTCAGAACTAA
- the rplU gene encoding 50S ribosomal protein L21, protein MYAIVEIAGQQFKVSKDLKVYVHRLANEEGSKVSFDKVLLLDDNGNVTLGAPAIEGASVEAKVLQHLKGDKVIVFKKKRRKGYKKRNGHRQYLTQIVIEGITATGAKKAAPKKAAAEATTEEAAPKVKKAPKAKKEDTQE, encoded by the coding sequence ATGTATGCAATCGTAGAGATAGCAGGGCAACAGTTCAAAGTAAGCAAAGACTTAAAGGTTTATGTTCACCGTTTGGCTAACGAAGAAGGTTCAAAAGTATCTTTTGACAAAGTTCTTTTATTAGATGACAATGGAAACGTAACTTTAGGCGCCCCAGCTATAGAAGGTGCTTCAGTAGAAGCTAAAGTGTTACAACACTTAAAAGGAGACAAAGTTATCGTTTTCAAAAAGAAAAGAAGAAAAGGATACAAGAAAAGAAACGGTCACAGACAGTATCTTACTCAAATTGTAATTGAAGGTATTACTGCAACAGGTGCTAAAAAAGCAGCTCCTAAAAAAGCAGCAGCAGAAGCAACTACTGAAGAGGCAGCTCCAAAAGTAAAAAAAGCTCCAAAAGCTAAAAAAGAAGATACTCAAGAATAA
- the rpmA gene encoding 50S ribosomal protein L27 produces the protein MAHKKGVGSSKNGRESESKRLGVKIYGGQAAIAGNIIVRQRGSKHNPGENVYISKDHTLHARVDGIVKFQKKRDNKSYVSILPFEVEA, from the coding sequence ATGGCTCACAAGAAAGGTGTCGGTAGTTCCAAGAATGGTAGAGAATCAGAATCAAAACGTTTAGGTGTTAAGATTTATGGAGGACAAGCTGCTATCGCAGGGAACATCATCGTAAGACAAAGAGGTTCTAAACACAATCCAGGTGAAAATGTTTACATCAGTAAAGATCACACACTACACGCAAGAGTAGATGGAATTGTGAAGTTCCAAAAGAAAAGAGACAACAAATCATACGTTTCAATCCTTCCATTCGAAGTTGAAGCTTAA
- the pgmB gene encoding beta-phosphoglucomutase: MTTKKAFIFDLDGVIVDTAKYHFQAWKKIANELGIDFSLEDNELLKGVSRVRSLDIILGLGNVTASQEDKDKWLIQKNEDYLSYLVDMDENEILPGVFPILKYLKEKQQPIALGSASKNARPILEKTGILSYFDAIVDGNDVSNAKPDPEVFLIAAKNLGMLPEQSIVFEDSIAGIQAANIGKMISIGIGEEKTLHEARYVFQDFTHIETRFIDNLINKRIG; encoded by the coding sequence ATGACCACTAAAAAAGCCTTTATTTTCGACCTAGACGGAGTAATTGTAGATACTGCCAAGTACCATTTTCAGGCTTGGAAAAAAATAGCAAACGAACTTGGAATCGACTTCAGTTTAGAAGACAATGAATTACTAAAAGGTGTTAGCAGAGTTCGTTCTCTAGACATCATTTTAGGACTTGGAAATGTAACCGCTTCACAAGAAGACAAAGACAAATGGTTGATTCAGAAAAATGAAGACTACCTATCCTACTTAGTCGATATGGACGAAAATGAAATTCTACCTGGGGTATTCCCCATTTTGAAATATTTAAAAGAAAAACAACAACCTATCGCCCTAGGTTCTGCCAGTAAAAATGCACGACCGATACTAGAAAAAACAGGCATCCTCTCCTATTTTGATGCCATTGTAGACGGGAATGACGTAAGCAACGCCAAACCCGACCCAGAAGTTTTCTTGATTGCTGCCAAAAACCTAGGTATGCTTCCTGAGCAGTCTATTGTTTTTGAAGATTCGATTGCAGGGATTCAAGCAGCTAACATCGGAAAAATGATCAGCATAGGCATTGGAGAAGAAAAAACATTGCATGAAGCGCGATATGTTTTTCAAGATTTTACCCATATCGAAACACGCTTTATAGACAATCTAATCAATAAAAGAATCGGTTAA